Proteins from a single region of Sebastes umbrosus isolate fSebUmb1 chromosome 8, fSebUmb1.pri, whole genome shotgun sequence:
- the LOC119493510 gene encoding cyclin-G2-like: MRDLQAIDSLLLKELKSCRSKEYNFLPRETGLRLMESASTENHSGVSAKCRDTRVEELWGLTSFFGYSTQTFVQAVNLLDRFLAIMKVQPKHLPCIGVCCLHIAAKMVEEENNVSPTHELIRISQSKFTVSDLCRMEKIISEKLSVEPEAVTAFTFLHLYYPAFTFLSAGREEIPSIGRLEAQLKACLCRLVFSKAKPSVLALSLIAQEFEALQSVTLLKIVQQFQRHLKISDSELLHWKELVAKCMTEYCSSECNKPDNKKLVWIVSRRTAQNLQANHFSVPGLPTIPEGSWDESESEDSCEDMSCGENSPCGSPGSDGEGAFFPSAFLNRKK; the protein is encoded by the exons ATGAGGGATCTTCAAGCCATTGACAGCTTGCTCCTGAAAGAGCTGAAGTCATGTCGTTCAAAAGAGTACAACTTTCTTCCCAGAGAGACTGGCTTAAGGCTGATGGAGTCAGCTTCCACAGAG AATCACAGTGGAGTATCTGCGAAATGCAGAGACACCCGAGTGGAAGAACTGTGGGGCCTGACCAGTTTCTTTGGCTACAGCACTCAAACATTTGTTCAAGCTGTCAATTTGCTTGATAGATTCCTCGCCATCATGAAG GTCCAGCCCAAACACTTGCCCTGTATCGGAGTCTGCTGTCTTCACATCGCGGCGAAAATGGTCGAGGAAGAGAACAATGTCTCACCCACCCATGAACTCATTCGCATAAGCCAAAGCAAGTTCACTGTGTCAGACCTGTGTCGTATGGAGAAGATTATCTCAGAGAAGCTCAGTGTGGAGCCCGAGGCTGTGACGGCTTTTACCTTTCTACACCTCTACTACCCCGCCTTCACATTCCTGTCTGCTGGAAG GGAGGAGATCCCAAGCATTGGGAGACTGGAAGCCCAGCTAAAAGCCTGCTTATGCCGGCTTGTTTTCTCTAAAGCAAAA CCATCAGTGCTGGCACTGTCCCTCATTGCTCAGGAGTTTGAGGCCCTCCAGTCCGTCACCTTGTTGAAGATTGTACAGCAATTCCAAAGACACCTAAAG ATCAGCGACAGCGAGCTCCTCCACTGGAAGGAACTTGTGGCCAAATGCATGACTGAATACTGCTCAAGTGAATGTAACAAACCAGACAACAAAAAGCTTGTTTGGATCGTCTCCAGGAGAACGGCCCAGAACCTTCAGGCCAATCACTTCAGTGTGCCCGGCCTGCCAACCATTCCTGAGGGGAGCTGGGACGAGAGTGAGAG CGAGGACTCCTGTGAGGATATGAGCTGTGGAGAAAACAGCCCCTGCGGCTCGCCAGGAAGCGACGGCGAAGGAGCCTTCTTCCCATCTGCCTTTCTCAACCGCAAAAAGTGA